The following proteins are co-located in the Calliphora vicina chromosome 2, idCalVici1.1, whole genome shotgun sequence genome:
- the LOC135952407 gene encoding uncharacterized protein LOC135952407 — MKLLYTIIILELIQLVVLRPLEATTSLQGELMELLKNELYAIDKEYCERAKALSKSILQDKYVQQAATPVMRTFKQHIKEFLRDYPSYIRYGLIHELVILFVGIIPEPSSNRDKQYIWELLIILGYEEISDDYESKLEDFVKEKFLPKFEKLKLKLSQDELRQQKDFINWSNKLKQCQDYICLSKYFVTLSAQDINPKEELYEYIRKQIEIIDIFRGNSANDIANAIIKDQKLSQLSPAIRQHLIISLNNFIMKFESNQDMDELHDLIADFDNNILLKFYYNRKLLSKDRRLLMEIFNKNGYAKFLSNYRIKFNDFVEQGVLMKFKEFEKVLSRKELKSEKTSIKCFVELKSLNNFFDRYDKLHKCFTILQKELEIKTI, encoded by the exons atgaaactgttatacactatTATAATCTTGGAGCTAATACAA TTGGTTGTTTTAAGGCCATTGGAAGCCACCACTTCATTGCAGGGCGAACTTATGGAACTATTGAAAAACGAATTGTATGCAATAGACAAAGAATACTGTGAAAGGGCTAAAGCTTTAAGTAAAAGCATACTGCAGGATAAATATGTACAACAGGCCGCCACACCTGTAATGAGAACATTTAAACAGCATATAAAAGAATTTTTACGTGATTATCCTTCTTATATACGTTATGGTTTAATCCATGAATTAGTTATCTTATTTGTTGGAATAATCCCAGAGCCCAGCAGCAACAGGGATAAACAATATATTTGGGAGTTATTGATAATACTAGGTTATGAAGAGATTAGTGATGATTATGAAAGCAAACTTGAggattttgttaaagaaaaatttctacCAAAATTTGAGAAGTTAAAGTTAAAACTTTCCCAAGATGAATTGCGGCAACAAAAAGACTTTATAAACTGGAGCAATAAATTAAAACAGTGCCAGGATTATATCTGTCTGAGTAAATATTTTGTGACATTGTCTGCACAAGACATCAATCCAAAAGAGGAGCTATATGAGTATATTCGTAAACAGATCGAGATCATTGATATCTTTCGTGGTAACAGTGCAAACGATATTGCCAATGCCATAATAAAGGATCAGAAACTGTCACAGCTTAGTCCTGCCATCAGGCAACACTTAATAATTAGCCTTAATAACTTTATTATGAAATTCGAAAGCAATCAAGATATGGATGAATTGCACGATTTAATTGCAGATTtcgataacaatattttattgaaattctaCTATAATAGGAAGTTGCTTTCAAAAGACAGAAGATTGTTAATGGAAATCTTTAACAAAAATGGTTATGCGAAATTTTTGTCCAATTATCgcataaaatttaatgattttgtgGAACAGGgtgttttaatgaaattcaaaGAGTTTGAAAAGGTTCTCAGTCGCAAAGAGTTGAAAAGCGAAAAGACCTCAATAAAATGCTTTGTTGaattaaaatcattaaacaatttctttGATAGATATGATAAACTTCACAAATGTTTTACGATACTACAAAAGGAACtggaaataaaaactatttaa
- the LOC135952295 gene encoding uncharacterized protein LOC135952295 encodes MKLLYTVIILGLIQLVVLRPLEASISLQDELMELYNSELDILGKEFCERAKAMSKNILQNKYVQQAKTPVMRKFKQNIKDFLHDYPSYIRYGLIHELVLLFGGIIPDVISNADTQYISELLIIQGYNEFDEDYESKCVEFVQDIFLPKFEELKLKLSQDELQQEKTFINLCNKLKQCHDYFCQSKYFMTMLEQYISPKKRLYYFIVKQLDIIDIFRGNNENNIASAVIKDQKLSQLSPAVRQHLIISLNNFIMKFESNEDVVELHDLNDEFNNNILMKFYYNRKLPSKDRRLLMEIFNKNGYAKFVSNYRLKFNGFIEQGLLKELKTFQKSLSRKELKSEKNLIKCFVQSKALTNFSERYDQFEKCFVILQNELETETI; translated from the exons atgaaactgttatacactgtTATAATATTGGGGCTTATACAA TTGGTTGTTTTAAGGCCATTGGAAGCTTCCATTTCATTGCAGGACGAACTTATGGAACTATATAACTCCGAATTGGATATTTTAGGCAAAGAATTTTGTGAAAGGGCTAAAGCTATGAGTAAAAACATActgcaaaataaatatgtacaacaaGCCAAAACACCTGTAATGagaaaatttaaacagaatATAAAAGATTTCTTACATGATTATCCTTCCTATATACGTTATGGTTTAATCCATGAATTAGTCCTCCTATTTGGTGGAATAATTCCAGATGTCATCAGCAACGCAGATACACAATATATTTCGGAGTTATTGATAATACAAGGTTATAACGAATTTGATGAAGATTATGAAAGCAAATGTGTGGAATTTGTGCAAGATATATTTCTACCCAAATTTGAGGAGTTAAAGTTAAAACTTTCCCAAGATGAATTGCAGCAAGAAAAAACCTTTATAAACTTGTGCAATAAATTGAAACAGTGCCATGATTATTTCTGTCagagtaaatattttatgacaatgcTTGAACAATACATCAGTCCAAAAAAGAGGCTCTATTACTTTATTGTTAAACAGCTCGATATCATTGATATCTTCCGTGGTAACAATGAAAACAATATTGCCAGTGCCGTAATAAAGGATCAAAAACTTTCACAACTTAGTCCTGCCGTCAGGCAACACTTAATAATTAGCCTTAATAACTTCATTATGAAATTCGAAAGCAATGAAGATGTGGTTGAATTGCACGATTTGAATGATGAattcaataacaatatattaatgaaattctaCTATAATAGGAAGTTGCCCTCAAAGGACAGAAGATTGTTAATGGAAATCTTCAACAAAAATGGTTATGCgaaatttgtatccaattatCGCTTAAAATTTAATGGTTTTATTGAGCAGGGACTTTTAAAGgaattaaaaacatttcaaaagtcTCTCAGTCGCAAAGAGTTGAAAAGTGAAAAGAACTTAATAAAATGCTTTGTTCAATCAAAAGCTTTGACCAATTTCTCTGAAAGATATgatcaatttgaaaaatgttttgtgaTACTACAAAACGAATTGGAAAcagaaactatttaa
- the LOC135951735 gene encoding uncharacterized protein LOC135951735, whose product MKLLYSVIILGLIQMVFVKPFEASPNSNATLLKQNLTKLLDNELESMDKDFSEKSKVLSEKLLQDKLVKQASTAILKQFKQNISDFLHVYPSYQRYHLTNQLVLLFEEKIPDPSSNKDIEYIWKLLEKHGYYEMDKDYESKYMKFVKHKFLPKFEEFKKQLNQQELKQHQDLINSYNELKRCQNYKCQSKYLYKIIGDFTPKDNLFEYIVEMVDNIHIDYGNAALEMAKAVLKDKRLSQLPHNLRINLTNNIKQFIKIYKKHEDINDLYNIINALDINILAKYYHNISLPLKQQQLIVQIFDDHGCAKFVSEYDRKLKDFVQQGLVVRFKQFKAALTRKELAKEKPLLQWYDHVKDLQNPEDILEALNKLEEIYENKM is encoded by the exons atgaaactgttatactcagtTATAATTTTGGGCCTAATACaa atggTTTTCGTAAAACCTTTTGAAGCCTCCCCCAATTCTAATGCAACATTACTGAAGCAAAATTTAACGAAATTACTTGACAATGAATTGGAATCTATGGACAAAGATTTCAGTGAAAAATCTAAAGTTTTAAGTGAAAAACTTTTACAAGATAAATTAGTAAAACAGGCTTCCACAGCTATATTGAAACAGTTTAAACAGAATATAAGCGATTTCTTACATGTCTATCCTTCCTATCAACGTTATCATTTAACCAATCAATTGGTTTTACTATTTGAGGAAAAAATTCCGGATCCCAGCAGCAATAAAGACATTGAATACATTTGGAAATTATTAGAGAAACATGGTTATTACGAAATGGATAAGGATTATGAAagtaaatatatgaaatttgttaaacataaaTTTCTGCCCAAATTTGAAGAGTTCAAGAAACAACTTAACCAACAAGAGTTAAAGCAACACCAGGACTTAATAAACTCTTACAATGAATTGAAAAGAtgtcaaaattataaatgtcagtcaaaatatttgtataaaattataggAGACTTTACACCCAAAGACAATCTATTTGAGTATATTGTGGAAATGGTAGATAACATTCATATCGACTATGGCAATGCAGCACTTGAAATGGCCAAGGCTGTATTAAAGGACAAACGATTATCACAACTGCCCCATAATCTAAGAATTAATTTAACCAACAATATTAAGCAATTCATTAAGATCTACAAGAAGCATGAAGATATTAATGACTTGTACAATATTATAAATGCATTAGACATTAATATATTAGCGAAATATTACCATAACATTTCTTTGCCATTAAAGCAGCAGCAACTGATCGTGCAAATCTTTGATGATCATGGCTGTGCTAAATTTGTTTCAGAATATGACCGCAAATTGAAAGATTTTGTGCAGCAGGGTCTTGTGGtgagatttaaacaatttaaagctGCTTTAACACGCAAAGAGTTGGCCAAAGAGAAGCCTTTATTGCAGTGGTATGATCATGTGAAAGATTTACAAAATCCAGAGGATATCTTGGAGgctttaaataaattagaagagatttatgaaaataaaatgtaa
- the LOC135952483 gene encoding uncharacterized protein LOC135952483, protein MKLLYAVIILGLIQLVVLRPLEASTSLKKELMELFENKQQSLVREFCEKTKVLSKNILQDEIVQQAATPVIRKFKQQLRDFLHDYPSFIRYGLIYDLVLLFDGIIPEPSSNPDKQYIWELLIKQGYDEFFMDFQNKYVEFVQQQFLPKLEELKLKLSQNELQHQQDFLDWCNELKQCKDYDCHKKLFDALQTEETNPKEELYDYIRKQLEFIHIFYGNSANDIAAAILKDQKLSQLKPAIRQHLIININNFIMKFESNQDINELNYLVKQFFDNILQKFYYNTDMPSKDARLLVKIFNNHGYAKFLSKYRTKFNNFMEKRLFKKFKEYKNTLNRQELRKEKTLIKCFVNLKALNNFFDRYDKFQQCFAILQKEFEIKTI, encoded by the exons ATGAAACTGTTATACGCTGTTATAATCTTGGGACTAATACAA ttgGTTGTTTTAAGGCCATTGGAAGCCTCCACTTCATTGAAGAAAGAACTTATGGAACTCTTTGAAAATAAGCAGCAATCTTTAGTTAGGGAATTTTGTGAAAAGACTAaagttttaagtaaaaacatacTTCAGGATGAAATTGTACAACAGGCCGCCACACCTGTAATAAGAAAGTTTAAACAACAACTAAGAGATTTCTTACATGATTATCCTTCCTTTATACGTTATGGTTTAATCTATGATTTGGTTCTGCTATTTGATGGAATAATCCCGGAGCCCAGCAGCAATCCGGATAAACAATAcatttgggagttattgatAAAACAAGGTTATGACgaattttttatggattttcAGAATAAATATGTGGAATTTGTGCAACAACAATTTCTGCCCAAATTAGAGGAGTTAAAGTTAAAACTTTCCCAAAATGAATTGCAGCATCAACAAGACTTTCTAGACTGGTGCAATGAATTAAAACAGTGCAAGGATTATGACTGTCACAAGAAACTTTTTGATGCATTGCAGACAGAAGAAACCAATCCGAAAGAAGAGCTATATGACTACATCCGTAAACAGCTTGAATTTATACATATCTTCTATGGTAACTCAGCAAACGATATTGCCGCTGCCATACTAAAGGATCAAAAACTGTCACAACTTAAACCTGCCATCAGACAAcacttaataattaatattaataacttCATTATGAAATTCGAAAGCAATCAGGATATTAATGAATTGAACTATTTGGTCAAACAATTCTTTGACaatattttacagaaattcTATTATAATACGGATATGCCGTCAAAGGACGCAAGACTGTTAGTGAAAATCTTTAACAACCATggttatgcaaaatttttatccaaataccgcacaaaattcaataattttatggagaagcgcctttttaagaaatttaaagaatataaaaacactCTTAATCGCCAAGAGTTGAGAAAAGAAAAGACCTTAATAAAATGCTTTGTTAACTTAAAAGCATTAAACAATTTCTTTGATAGATATGATAAATTTCAACAATGTTTTGCTATACTACAAAaggaatttgaaataaaaactatttaa
- the LOC135952462 gene encoding uncharacterized protein LOC135952462, whose amino-acid sequence MKLLYTVIILEVIQLVTIKPLEASTAFELKIMQFYAHELLVIDKDFCEKAKILCEKVLQDKLVKQAKTSTIKEFKQNITDFLHDYPSYMRYEYINELALLFDAKLPHFNNNKKDLQYIWELLKKHGYDKLDADYQSKFMKFVKQKFLPKFEQLKKQLNKQEFKQQKHLIKWYNELKKCQDYACNSKYFSQLAIGKPTPKETLLQYIRDQLNYINIFYGNTAHKIVKGVLNNKKLSQLSLPLRTNLINSIKNFLMQYKKHQHIDQLHDSVHSFYDKILLKYYYNTKIALKDLNLLRNIFDEQGYAKFVNSYERRLKDFVQRGLSEKFQQFIAALSKKELAKEETFLEWYDHLKGLKSVEEIMAVFERFYDR is encoded by the exons atgaaactgttatacactgtTATAATTTTGGAAGTAATACAA TTGGTTACAATAAAACCATTGGAAGCCTCCACTGCTTTCGAGCTAAAAATTATGCAATTCTATGCCCATGAATTGCTAGTGATCGACAAAGATTTCTGTGAAAAGGCAAAAATTTTGTGTGAAAAAGTTCTGCAAGATAAATTAGTAAAACAGGCTAAAACATCTACAATCAAagagtttaaacaaaatattaccgATTTCTTACATGATTATCCTAGCTATATGCGTTATGAATATATCAATGAATTGGCTTTACTATTTGATGCAAAACTCCCtcatttcaataataataaaaaagatttacaATACATTTGGGAGCTGCTGAAAAAACATGGATATGATAAACTGGATGCAGATTATCAaagtaaatttatgaaatttgttaaacaaaaatttctaccCAAATTCGAGCAGTTAAAAAAACAGCTTAACAAACAAGAGTTCAAGCAACAAAAACACTTAATAAAATGGTACAATGAATTGAAAAAGTGCCAGGATTATGCTTgcaacagcaaatattttagtCAATTAGCTATTGGAAAGCCAACTCCAAAAGAAACTCTGCTGCAGTACATCCGAGACCAGCTTAATTACATTAATATCTTCTATGGTAACACAGCTCACAAAATTGTTAAGGGtgtgttaaataataaaaagctaTCACAACTTAGCTTGCCTTTAAGGACAAATCTAATAAAcagtattaaaaatttccttatGCAGTACAAAAAACATCAACACATTGATCAATTACACGATTCAGTGCATAGTTTCTAtgacaaaatattattaaaatattactataatACGAAGATTGCTTTAAAGGATTTAAATTTGCTAAGGAACATATTTGATGAACAAGGTTATGCTAAATTTGTTAACAGTTATGAAAGGAGATTGAAAGATTTTGTACAAAGAGGACTTTCAgagaaatttcaacaatttatagCTGCTCTAAGTAAAAAAGAGTTGGCCAAAGAGGAGACCTTTTTAGAGTGGTATGATCATTTGAAAGGTTTGAAGAGTGTTGAGGAAATAATGGCTGTATTTGAAAGGTTTTATGATAGAtaa